From a region of the Athene noctua chromosome 14, bAthNoc1.hap1.1, whole genome shotgun sequence genome:
- the MPEG1 gene encoding macrophage-expressed gene 1 protein yields the protein MGWVLGGVLLAWVSVAWVRGAEQSQELSSSAGFSECKQALKLPSLEVLPGGGWDNLRNLDMGRVINLSYSLCKTTEDGSYIIPDEIFTIPRKQSNLDFNSEIIESWKDYQSVTSASINLELCLFSSINGKFSYDFHRTKTHQVKDHAVTTRVQVRNLVYTAKINPGAVLDKGFKKQLLMIASHLENNQTRMADFLAEVLVLNYGTHTITSVDAGASLVQEDQIKATFLKDSWAARSAVTASAGVAFHSIISVKNEESLDISSGFTKQYLENRTNSRVESIGGTPFYPGITLKTWQEGIRNQLVALDRSGLPLYFFINPSTLPELPTPMVKKLARRVEMAIRRYYTFNTYPGCTDVTSPNFNFHANADDGSCEGVITNFTFGGVFQECAGLAGPDTSTLCRALEQRNPLTGAFSCPTTYTPVLLGTQEREEGHSHLECHNKCTLGIFCHRVCQDIFWLSRVQFSAYWCATSGPVAPGSGYLFGGLYSAHSANSITGAQSCPSGYFPLKLFDELRVCVSQDYEAGGQYAVPFGGFFSCQAGNPLVGQHQGTAEDPYAKSCPPGFSQHLALISDSCQVQYCVRAGVFTGGSLPPARLPPFTQPPANLPAIDTVLVSSGDRDSAWVRDGQSHMWRLAQPEEVRHTVEMVRSRGLTGGEVAGITAAVLAGLATTLAMLYYSRQRYKARGYRAVGEGDRAAAASPEDSTVLSVGEGYQREPEGLTA from the coding sequence atgggctgggtgctggggggggtcctgctCGCCTGGGTGTCAGTGGCTTGGGTGAGAGGGGCTGAGCAGTCCCAGGAGCTGTCTTCCTCTGCGGGGTTTTCAGAGTGCAAGCAGGCCCTGAAGCTCCCAAGTCTGGAAGTCCTGCCGGGAGGGGGCTGGGATAATCTCAGGAATTTGGATATGGGCAGAGTTATCAACCTGAGCTACTCACTGTGTAAGACCACAGAAGACGGATCTTACATCATCCCAGATGAGATCTTCACTATCCCTCGCAAGCAGAGCAACCTGGACTTCAACTCCGAGATCATCGAGTCCTGGAAAGATTACCAAAGCGTCACCTCTGCCTCCATCAACCTGGAGCTGTGCCTCTTCTCCTCCATCAATGGCAAGTTCTCCTATGACTTCCACCGGACCAAGACCCACCAAGTGAAAGACCACGCTGTCACCACCCGAGTGCAAGTCAGGAACCTGGTTTACACAGCCAAGATCAACCCAGGGGCAGTCCTGGACAAGGGCTTCAAGAAGCAGCTGCTGATGATTGCCAGCCACCTGGAGAACAACCAGACGCGGATGGCTGATTTTCTGGCTGAGGTGCTGGTGCTTAACTATGGCACCCACACCATCACCTCTGTGGATGCTGGGGCCAGCTTGGTGCAGGAGGATCAGATCAAGGCCACCTTCCTGAAGGACAGCTGGGCCGCACGGAGTGCGGTCACCGCCTCGGCAGGCGTGGCCTTCCACAGCATCATCAGCGTGAAAAACGAGGAATCCCTGGACATCAGCTCTGGCTTCACCAAGCAGTATCTAGAGAACCGCACCAACTCTAGGGTAGAGAGCATCGGTGGCACCCCCTTTTACCCAGGTATCACCCTAAAGACCTGGCAGGAGGGGATCAGAAACCAGCTGGTGGCTCTCGACCGCTCAGGGCTGCCCCTGTACTTCTTCATCaaccccagcaccctgccagaGCTGCCCACGCCCATGGTGAAGAAGCTGGCCAGGCGAGTGGAGATGGCGATCCGCCGCTACTACACCTTCAATACCTACCCGGGCTGCACTGATGTCACCTCGCCCAACTTCAACTTCCATGCCAATGCCGACGATGGCTCCTGTGAGGGTGTCATTACCAACTTCACCTTCGGGGGAGTCTTCCAGGAGTGTGCGGGGCTGGCTGGCCCCGACACCAGCACACTGTGCCGGGCGCTGGAGCAGAGGAACCCCCTCACTGGGGCTTTTTCCTGCCCCACCACCTACACTCCAGTGCTGCTGGGCACGCAGGAGCGGGAGGAAGGCCACAGCCATCTGGAGTGCCACAACAAGTGCACTTTGGGCATCTTCTGCCACCGCGTGTGCCAGGACATCTTCTGGCTCTCCCGGGTACAATTCAGCGCCTACTGGTGTGCCACGAGCGGGCCAGTCGCCCCAGGCTCGGGATACCTCTTTGGGGGGCTGTACAGCGCCCACAGCGCCAACTCCATCACTGGTGCCCAGTCCTGCCCCTCAGGGTACTTCCCGCTGAAGCTCTTCGATGAGCTCAGGGTGTGTGTGAGCCAGGATTATGAGGCGGGTGGCCAGTACGCAGTGCCCTTTGGGGGCTTCTTCAGCTGCCAGGCAGGGAACCCCCTggtggggcagcaccagggcacGGCTGAGGACCCCTATGCCAAAAGCTGCCCCCCAGGCTTCAGCCAGCACTTGGCGCTCATCAGCGATAGCTGCCAGGTGCAGTACTGCGTCCGGGCTGGTGTCTTCACGGGGGGCtccctgccgcccgcccgcctgccaCCCTTCACCCAGCCCCCCGCCAACCTGCCGGCCATCGACACCGTGCTGGTGAgcagcggggacagggacagcgCCTGGGTCAGGGATGGGCAGAGCCACATGTGGCGGCTGGCCCAGCCCGAAGAGGTCCGGCACACGGTGGAGATGGTGAGGAGCCGGGGGCTAACGGGGGGCGAGGTGGCTGGCATCACCGCGgcagtcctggcagggctggccACCACCCTGGCCATGCTCTACTACAGCCGCCAGAGGTACAAGGCGAGGGGGTACCGCGCGGTGGGCGAAGGGGACAGGGCAGCCGCCGCGAGCCCCGAGGACAGCACGGTGCTGAGCGTGGGTGAAGGGTACCAGCGAGAGCCGGAGGGGCTGACGGCGTGA